GTGACGAACGTTTGTGAAGGCGTTGCTGACTGCGTAGATGCCTGCCCAGTCGCCTGCATCCACGACGGGCCCGGCAAAAATGAAAAAGGTACCGACTGGTACTGGATTGATTTCTCCACCTGCATTGACTGCGGCATCTGCGTGCAGGTCTGTCCTGTGGAGGGAGCCATCTTGCCAGAAGAGCGCCCAGAACTACAAAAGACACCGACCTAGGGCC
This portion of the Leptolyngbya sp. CCY15150 genome encodes:
- a CDS encoding ferredoxin family protein, with the protein product MPHTIVTNVCEGVADCVDACPVACIHDGPGKNEKGTDWYWIDFSTCIDCGICVQVCPVEGAILPEERPELQKTPT